The DNA region GGTGCAGGTGCGTGCCGTCGTTGATCAGCTCGACGGTGACGCGCTCGTCCTCCAGGAGGGCCGTGATCGGTCCGGGCGCACGGTGGCCGAGGGCGGGCATCGCGTTGTAGAGGTGGGTGGCGACGGTGGCGCCGGCCTCGATCGCCTCGACGGTCTGCTCGTACGTGGCGTCCGTGTGCCCGACGGCGGCGATCACCCCGTGCTCGGCCAGCAGCCGTACGGACTCGATGCCGCCGGGGAGTTCGGTGGCCAGGGTGACCATCTTCGCCGTCCCGCGTGCCGCGTCGATCAGCTTGCGGACCTCGGCCGGGTCGGGGTGGCGCAGGAGCGCCTCGCTGTGGGCGCCCTTGCGGCACGGGGAGATGAAGGGGCCCTCGAAGTGGATCCCGGCGAGCTCGCCCTGCTCGACCAGTTCGGAGAGCATCCCGGCCTGCCGGGCCAGGAAGTCCAGTTCCCCGGTGACGGTGGAGGCGACGACGGTGGTGGTGCCGTGGGCGCGGTGCGTACGGACGCCGGTCAGGACGTCGTCCGCGGTACCGGTGGCGAAGGAGGCTCCGCCGCCGCCGTGGTTGTGCATGTCCACGAAGCCGGGGACCACCCAGTGGCCCGAGAGGTCGACGGTCCGTGCGCCGTCCGGCGTGCTGCCGGCGATCCGGGTGCCCTCGACGGCCACCCGGCCGTTCTCGACGGTGCCGGTGGGAAGCACCACCCGGGCACCTGCGAGAACTGTGCTGTCTGCGCGTCCGGCCATCAGGCGGATACCTCCGTGGAGAGTAGATCCCAGGCGAGCAGCCCTGCGCCCAGGCATCCGGCGGTGTCCCCGAGGGCCGCCGGGACGATGTGGGGCAGCTTCTGGAACGTGACGCGTTCCTCGACGGCCGCACGCAGTGGTGTGAACAACGTTTGCCCCGCCTCGGCCAGACCGCCACCGATGATCAGCATGCGGGGGTCCAGCAGGGTGAGGGCGGTGACCAGGCCGGCGGCGAGCGCGTCGACGGCGTCGTGCCAGACGCGCAGCGCGGCCGGGTCGCCCGAGGCCACGGCCTCGGCGCAGTCCGCCGCGTCGGCGTCCGGGTCGCCGGACGCCTTCGCCCAGGCACGGGAGACGGCGGACGCGGAGGCCAGCGTCTCCAGGCAGCCGCGCTGACCGCAGGCGCAGTCGGGGCCGTCCGGGCGTACGACGACATGGCCGATCTCACCCGCGTAGCCGTGGGCGCCGGCCTCGATGGAGCCGGCGATACCGATGGCGCCGGCGATCCCGGTGCCCAGCGGTACGAAGAGGAAGCGGTCGGTGCCCCGGCCGGCGCCGATGCGGCCCTCGGCCAGACCCCCGGTCCTGACGTCGTGGCCGAGCGCGACCGGTATACCGCCGAGCCGCTCGCCGATCAGGGCCCGCAGGGGCACGTCGCGCCAGCCCAGGTTGGCGGCGTAGACGGCGATCCCGCGCTCGGCGTCGACGATCCCCGGCACGGCGACCCCGGCGGCGACGGCGCCCTCACCGAAGTGCGCCTCGCCGTAGGCGCGCAGATCCGCCGCGAAACCGAGGACGGTCTCGACGACGGCCTCGGCGCCGCGTTCCCGGCCGGTGGCCCGGCGTGCCTCGTGGAGCAGGGTGCCGTCGTCCCCGACCAGCGCGGCCTTCATTCCTGTGCCGCCCACATCGAGGGCGATGACGTGTCTCACGGGAGACAGTTTCGCCCGAGGAACCCCAAAAGGTCTAGTCCACTAGCGCAGTTTGTTACGTATCCATACAAACGGTCTCGCCCCGCCTCCGGACTCCTGGGTGCAATCGATATCGTAGTGGTGTAGACCACCACCGTGGTCTCGGCGCGACGAACGTAGGGATGGGCGAAGACTGTGCAGCGGCGCTTTGTGGGGGTGACCGCGGCGGCGGCGGCACTCGGCTTGACGGCAACGTTGTCGGGGTGCGGTACGGACGGCGGATCCGGAGACGTCACGCTGAAGCTGGTCGCCGCCGAGTACGGCACCGGGCCTGGGGACAGTTCGCGGAAGTACTGGGACGACCTCGTCGCGAAGTTCGAGAAGGCCCACCCCGGCATCCAGGTCGACGTCACCGTCCACTCCTGGAAGGACGTCGACCGCGAGGTCGCCGACCTGGTGAAGGCGGGCCAGGCCCCCGACCTCGCGCAGATCGGCGCCTATGCCGACTACGCCGAGGCCGGAGAGCTGTACCGCGCGAACGAGATGCTCGCCATCCGCACCGAGTCCAACTTCCTGCCCTCGCTCGGCGACGCGGGCAAGGTCGACGGCACCCTGTACGGCCTTCCGTTCGTGGCGAGCACCCGGCTGCTCTTCTACAACAAGGGCCTGTTCGAGCAGGCGGGCATCGACGCCCCGCGGACCTGGGACGACATCAGCGGCGCCGCCGAGGCCCTGAAGAAGCGCGGTGTCACCTACCCCTTCGCCCTGCCGCTCGGCCCCGAGGAGTCCCAGGCCGAGACCCTGATGTGGATGCTCAGCGGGAACGGCGGCTACACCGACGACTTCGGTGCGTACGCCATCGACTCCGCGGCCAACGTCGAGACCTTCACCTGGCTGAAGGAGGAGCTCGTCGGCAAGGGACTCACCGGGCCCGTCGCCCCCGGCGAGCTGGACCGGGAGAAGGCGTTCGACGCGTTCACCAAGGGCGAGGTGGGCATGCTCAACGGCCACCCGACGCTCATGCGGGACGCCGAGGAGAAGGGCGTCGAGGTCGGCATGGTCCCGCTGCCCGGGGCCGACGGGCCGACCGAGGGCTCGATGGGCGTGGCCGACTGGATGATGGGCTTCAAGCAGGACGGCCACCGCGAGGAGATGGGCGAGTTCCTCGACTTCGCCTACCAGGACGAGAACGTGCTGGCCTTCGCCGAGGCGTACGACCTGCTGCCGGTGACCGGGAGCGCCTCGCTGAAGATGGAGGCCGACGGCAGGCACAAGCCGCTGCACGGCTTCCTTTCGGCCCTGCCGAACTCCCAGCTCTACCCCTTCGGCAAGACGTCCTGGGCGCAGGTCAGCGAGTCGGTCAAGGAGGAGATCGGCTCCGCGGTCGAGCCGCACGCCGATCCGGAGGCCGTGCTCGGCGGCATCGCGACCGCGGCGCGGGGCGCGGAGAGCGCGGAGTAGGTTGGACGTATGACCGCCGCCGGCCAGGACCCGGAACCCGACGCCGCGCTCCTCGACCAGGAACGCGCGGTGCTGGCCGTCGAGCGGCAGTCCTGGCCGGGCCCGGGCGCGAAGGAACGCGCGATCCGGGAGCAGCTGGGTATCTCCCCGGTGCGCTACTACCAGCTGCTCAACGCGCTCCTGGACGACCGCCGCGCCCTGGAGGAGGACCCGGTGACGGTCAACCGCCTACGCCGCGTCCGCGACGCCAGACGCGACCGCCGCTGAGCCCTGCGGCGCCCGCGCCGTCCGGAGGGAGTACCCGGCAACTCCCGCCCCGCCCCGATACGCTCGGCCCATGGCCATCCCGGACCCCCTCCGCCCCCTCCCGACCCCGTCCACCCAGGCCGGCCGTGACGGCGTCGCCGCGCTGCTCGCCCGGCCCGCCCGCGCGGTCGTCGCGCTGGACTTCGACGGCACGCTGGCCGACATCGTCGCGGACCCGGAACAGTCACGCGCCCACCCGGCGACCGTCCCGGCGCTCTCCGCGCTCGCCCCGTGGGTCGCCTCCGTCGCCGTGATCACCGGCCGCCCGGCGGAGGTCGCCGTCCGCTTCGGCGGCTTCAGCGGGGCGCCGGGCCTGGACCACCTCGTCGTCCTCGGTCACTACGGCGCCGAGCGCTGGGAGGCCGCGACGAACACCGTCCACGCCCCCGACCCGTCCCCCGGCGTCGAGGGCGTCCGCGCGGAGCTGCCCGCCGTCCTGGAGCAGACCGGTGCCGAAGGGGCCCGGATCGAGGAC from Streptomyces sp. NBC_01754 includes:
- the nagA gene encoding N-acetylglucosamine-6-phosphate deacetylase produces the protein MAGRADSTVLAGARVVLPTGTVENGRVAVEGTRIAGSTPDGARTVDLSGHWVVPGFVDMHNHGGGGASFATGTADDVLTGVRTHRAHGTTTVVASTVTGELDFLARQAGMLSELVEQGELAGIHFEGPFISPCRKGAHSEALLRHPDPAEVRKLIDAARGTAKMVTLATELPGGIESVRLLAEHGVIAAVGHTDATYEQTVEAIEAGATVATHLYNAMPALGHRAPGPITALLEDERVTVELINDGTHLHPAALELAYHHAGADRVALITDAMDAAGAADGEYQLGPLGVEVRDGVARLVDGGTIAGSTLTLDTAFRRAVTIDRIPVEDVVRSISTTPARLLGLGDRIGSLEPGKDADLVVLDGDFVLKGVMRRGEWIIDPA
- a CDS encoding ROK family protein, with the protein product MRHVIALDVGGTGMKAALVGDDGTLLHEARRATGRERGAEAVVETVLGFAADLRAYGEAHFGEGAVAAGVAVPGIVDAERGIAVYAANLGWRDVPLRALIGERLGGIPVALGHDVRTGGLAEGRIGAGRGTDRFLFVPLGTGIAGAIGIAGSIEAGAHGYAGEIGHVVVRPDGPDCACGQRGCLETLASASAVSRAWAKASGDPDADAADCAEAVASGDPAALRVWHDAVDALAAGLVTALTLLDPRMLIIGGGLAEAGQTLFTPLRAAVEERVTFQKLPHIVPAALGDTAGCLGAGLLAWDLLSTEVSA
- a CDS encoding extracellular solute-binding protein, whose translation is MQRRFVGVTAAAAALGLTATLSGCGTDGGSGDVTLKLVAAEYGTGPGDSSRKYWDDLVAKFEKAHPGIQVDVTVHSWKDVDREVADLVKAGQAPDLAQIGAYADYAEAGELYRANEMLAIRTESNFLPSLGDAGKVDGTLYGLPFVASTRLLFYNKGLFEQAGIDAPRTWDDISGAAEALKKRGVTYPFALPLGPEESQAETLMWMLSGNGGYTDDFGAYAIDSAANVETFTWLKEELVGKGLTGPVAPGELDREKAFDAFTKGEVGMLNGHPTLMRDAEEKGVEVGMVPLPGADGPTEGSMGVADWMMGFKQDGHREEMGEFLDFAYQDENVLAFAEAYDLLPVTGSASLKMEADGRHKPLHGFLSALPNSQLYPFGKTSWAQVSESVKEEIGSAVEPHADPEAVLGGIATAARGAESAE
- a CDS encoding DUF3263 domain-containing protein — translated: MTAAGQDPEPDAALLDQERAVLAVERQSWPGPGAKERAIREQLGISPVRYYQLLNALLDDRRALEEDPVTVNRLRRVRDARRDRR